The following are from one region of the Paracoccus sp. S3-43 genome:
- a CDS encoding PQQ-dependent catabolism-associated CXXCW motif protein, whose protein sequence is MIRAVLLALRLAGPAVAQVPEPDAYRGEPYRAPVPATLQGAVAIDAAQALRLHDQGVPFLDVLPRKTRPQGLPQGTLWREPPHETIPGAVWLWDTGWENLAPAEQARLERGLDQASQGDKAAPPVIFCRADCWMSWNAARRAVALGHDGIHWFPGGIEGWLAAGGAPLVKAVPADP, encoded by the coding sequence ATGATCCGCGCGGTCCTGCTGGCCTTGCGCCTGGCGGGACCGGCCGTCGCCCAGGTTCCCGAACCCGACGCCTATCGGGGAGAGCCTTACCGCGCCCCGGTCCCCGCGACCCTGCAAGGCGCCGTGGCCATCGACGCGGCCCAGGCGCTGCGGCTGCACGACCAGGGCGTGCCGTTCCTGGACGTGTTGCCGCGCAAGACCCGGCCCCAGGGCCTGCCCCAAGGCACCCTCTGGCGCGAACCGCCGCACGAGACGATCCCCGGCGCCGTCTGGCTGTGGGATACCGGCTGGGAAAACCTGGCCCCCGCCGAACAGGCGCGGCTGGAACGGGGGCTGGATCAGGCGTCCCAGGGCGACAAGGCCGCGCCGCCGGTGATCTTCTGCCGCGCCGACTGCTGGATGAGCTGGAATGCCGCCCGCCGCGCCGTGGCCCTGGGCCATGACGGCATCCACTGGTTCCCCGGCGGGATCGAGGGCTGGCTGGCCGCAGGCGGCGCGCCGCTGGTCAAGGCCGTGCCTGCCGACCCGTGA
- a CDS encoding MFS transporter: protein MPTQSRLFTPILIGGSLILLINFALRASFGVFQIPIAADFGWPRADFSLAIAIQNLAWGIGQPIFGALAERWGDRWAIILGALLYSAGLILTSTATTPATMQLLEIMVGFGIAGTGFGVILAVVGRAASDDNRSLALGIATAAGSAGQVFGAPLAEVLLGFYSWQMVFVIFGAIVLACLLFLPMLGDGKPASRHELEESLGSVLGRAFRDPSYLMIFAGFFSCGYQLGFITAHFPAMVTEMCGPISPMGTLASIGITTTSALGAAAISLIGLANIAGSILAGWLGKRYTKKYLLAGIYTLRTIAAAAFILLPITPVSVIVFSLVMGALWLATVPLTSGLIAYIYGLRYMGTLYGFVFLSHQLGSFLGVWLGGALYDAQGDYTLVWWVGVGVGALSALIHLPVREAPARLPAAAAAV from the coding sequence ATGCCCACCCAGTCCCGCCTGTTCACGCCCATCCTGATCGGCGGATCGCTGATCCTGCTGATCAACTTCGCGCTGCGGGCCAGTTTCGGCGTGTTCCAGATCCCCATCGCCGCCGATTTCGGCTGGCCACGGGCGGACTTCTCGCTGGCCATCGCCATCCAGAACCTGGCCTGGGGGATCGGCCAGCCGATCTTCGGCGCGCTTGCCGAACGCTGGGGCGACCGCTGGGCGATTATCCTGGGCGCGCTGCTGTATTCGGCGGGGCTGATCCTGACCTCGACGGCGACAACCCCGGCCACCATGCAGCTGCTGGAAATCATGGTCGGCTTCGGCATCGCCGGGACCGGCTTCGGGGTGATCCTGGCCGTGGTCGGGCGCGCCGCCAGCGACGACAACCGCAGCCTGGCCCTGGGAATCGCCACCGCCGCCGGATCGGCGGGACAGGTCTTCGGCGCCCCCCTGGCCGAGGTTCTGCTGGGATTTTATTCCTGGCAGATGGTGTTCGTGATCTTCGGCGCGATCGTGCTGGCCTGCCTGCTGTTCCTGCCGATGCTGGGCGACGGCAAGCCCGCCAGCCGCCACGAGCTTGAGGAAAGCCTGGGCAGTGTCCTGGGCCGCGCCTTCCGCGACCCGTCCTATCTGATGATCTTCGCGGGGTTCTTTTCCTGCGGCTATCAGCTTGGCTTCATCACCGCGCATTTCCCGGCCATGGTGACGGAAATGTGCGGGCCGATCAGCCCGATGGGGACTCTGGCCAGCATCGGCATCACCACCACATCCGCCCTGGGCGCGGCGGCGATCAGCCTGATCGGGCTGGCCAATATCGCGGGCTCGATCCTCGCGGGCTGGCTGGGCAAGCGCTATACCAAGAAATACCTGCTGGCGGGGATCTATACCCTGCGGACCATCGCGGCGGCGGCCTTCATCCTGCTGCCGATCACGCCCGTCAGCGTCATCGTCTTTTCGCTGGTGATGGGCGCGCTGTGGCTGGCGACGGTGCCGCTGACCTCGGGGCTGATCGCCTATATCTATGGGCTGCGCTATATGGGGACGCTCTACGGGTTCGTGTTCCTCTCGCATCAATTGGGGTCGTTCCTGGGCGTCTGGCTGGGCGGCGCGCTGTATGACGCGCAGGGCGATTACACGCTGGTCTGGTGGGTCGGGGTGGGCGTCGGCGCGCTCAGCGCGCTGATCCACCTGCCGGTGCGGGAAGCACCCGCCCGCCTGCCCGCGGCGGCTGCGGCGGTTTGA
- a CDS encoding YncE family protein, whose translation MRLAALVLMMLSSPALAGDLAFVTSQNADMVTLVDTGTGQVLARTPVAGKPAPVAYDPATGRAYVIAAETGRLSVLDEGGGVTVGRDLGEGAFGLAVAPGGGLFVTDWFGARLTRLDADLKPLWQVPTGAAPAGVAVSDDGRWVATADRDDDRISIFDAATGALLHKVQTAGAHPFGITFHEGRFWTADVQGDTVSAIDAASGTLAGQVPTGSHPYALAFAAGRGFVTNQYAGTLTVFDPASLSVLDEIPVGDYPEGISPLPGGDAVAVANWDSDTLVLVDAESLTITAEIDMPSGPRAFGQFTGRQARP comes from the coding sequence ATGAGGCTTGCCGCGCTTGTCCTGATGATGCTGTCATCCCCCGCCCTGGCGGGGGATTTGGCTTTCGTGACCAGCCAGAACGCCGACATGGTGACGCTGGTCGATACCGGCACGGGGCAGGTTCTGGCCCGGACGCCGGTCGCGGGCAAGCCCGCGCCGGTGGCCTATGACCCCGCAACGGGCCGCGCCTACGTGATCGCGGCAGAGACTGGGCGGCTGTCCGTTCTGGACGAAGGCGGCGGCGTGACCGTCGGCCGCGACCTGGGCGAAGGCGCCTTCGGCCTGGCCGTGGCGCCGGGGGGCGGGCTGTTCGTGACCGACTGGTTCGGGGCGCGGCTGACCCGGCTGGACGCCGACCTGAAGCCGCTGTGGCAGGTGCCCACCGGCGCCGCCCCTGCCGGAGTCGCCGTCAGCGATGACGGGCGATGGGTGGCGACGGCGGATCGCGACGACGACCGGATCAGCATCTTCGACGCCGCCACCGGGGCGCTGCTGCACAAGGTCCAGACGGCGGGCGCGCATCCCTTCGGCATCACCTTCCATGAAGGGCGGTTCTGGACGGCGGATGTGCAGGGCGACACGGTATCGGCGATCGACGCCGCGAGCGGCACGCTGGCGGGGCAGGTTCCGACCGGCAGCCATCCCTATGCCCTGGCCTTTGCGGCGGGACGGGGGTTCGTGACGAACCAGTATGCGGGCACGCTGACGGTGTTCGACCCCGCCAGCCTGTCGGTTCTGGATGAAATCCCCGTCGGCGATTACCCCGAGGGGATCAGCCCCCTGCCCGGCGGCGATGCCGTGGCGGTCGCCAATTGGGATTCCGACACGCTTGTGCTGGTCGATGCCGAAAGCCTGACGATCACGGCGGAAATCGACATGCCCTCGGGACCGCGCGCCTTCGGGCAGTTCACGGGTCGGCAGGCACGGCCTTGA
- a CDS encoding ABC transporter ATP-binding protein: MTGPSADALRITGLSHRFGSVQALSDVSLTVPRGSFTALLGVNGAGKTTLFSLVTRLYSNVSGRIEVAGHDLRRQPAQAMARLGAVFQSRALDADLTVAQNLAYHAALHGISRRSSRDRIAQVLAQVGLDHRAHDRVSALSGGQQRRAEIARALIHRPDLLLLDEATVGLDVKSRAEVLALTRRLIASEGVSALWATHIMDEIQPDDDLVILHRGRVLRAGKAAAIAGPAGLTQTFLSLTGAAA, from the coding sequence TTGACCGGCCCGAGTGCGGACGCCCTGCGCATCACCGGCCTGTCGCATCGTTTCGGCAGCGTCCAGGCGCTGTCGGACGTGTCCCTGACAGTGCCGCGCGGCAGCTTCACCGCGCTTCTGGGCGTGAACGGCGCGGGCAAGACCACGCTGTTCTCGCTGGTGACGCGGCTTTACAGCAACGTCTCGGGCAGGATCGAGGTCGCGGGCCATGACCTGCGCCGCCAGCCCGCCCAGGCCATGGCCCGGCTGGGCGCGGTGTTCCAAAGCCGCGCTTTGGACGCCGACCTGACGGTGGCGCAGAACCTGGCCTATCACGCCGCCCTGCACGGGATCTCGCGCCGTTCGTCGCGCGACCGCATCGCGCAGGTTCTGGCGCAGGTCGGGCTGGACCACCGGGCGCATGACCGCGTGTCGGCGCTGTCGGGCGGCCAGCAGCGCCGCGCGGAAATCGCCCGCGCGCTGATCCACCGCCCCGACCTGTTGCTGCTGGACGAGGCGACGGTGGGCCTGGACGTGAAATCGCGGGCCGAGGTTCTGGCTCTGACCCGCCGCCTGATCGCCTCGGAAGGCGTGTCGGCCTTGTGGGCCACCCATATCATGGACGAGATCCAGCCGGACGACGATCTGGTGATCCTGCACAGGGGCCGCGTGTTGCGGGCGGGCAAGGCCGCCGCCATCGCCGGGCCCGCAGGGCTGACCCAGACCTTCCTGTCCCTGACCGGGGCCGCCGCATGA
- a CDS encoding ABC transporter substrate-binding protein, producing the protein MAQQQPQMQQIRVAVLRVDAERLPPISRLDLPVADQGFAGARLAIEDNDTTGRFMNQDFEAVEVTASPETAAAELDRIIAEGIQFVVVLADGATTLALADQAGDRAMLLNARARGDNLRGADCRANTIHVAPSHAMLADGLAQFLMWKNWPDWLLVKGSHPEDEDLAAAYRRAAAKFGAKIVEERVYEDTGGARRTDSGHVQVQAQMPVFTQRAPDYDILVAADESDIFAPYLPYLTWDPRPVAGSAGLVPRSWHPAIEAWGAMQFQNRFEKLANRPIREDDYQAWLALRILGEAATRTQSADPATLREFILSDQFDVAGFKGQKLTVRDWDHQVRQPILLTTGVLTTSVSPQDQYLHQTSALDTLGIDRPETECTFPEVP; encoded by the coding sequence ATGGCCCAGCAGCAGCCGCAGATGCAGCAGATCCGCGTCGCCGTGCTGCGCGTGGACGCCGAAAGGCTGCCGCCGATTTCCCGGCTGGATCTGCCGGTCGCGGACCAGGGATTCGCGGGCGCGCGCCTGGCCATCGAGGATAACGACACCACCGGCCGCTTCATGAACCAGGATTTCGAGGCGGTCGAGGTCACGGCCAGCCCCGAAACGGCGGCGGCCGAGCTGGACAGGATCATCGCCGAGGGCATCCAGTTCGTCGTGGTGCTGGCCGATGGCGCGACCACGCTGGCCCTGGCCGACCAGGCGGGCGACCGGGCCATGCTGCTGAACGCGCGGGCGCGGGGCGACAACCTGCGCGGCGCCGATTGCCGCGCCAACACCATCCATGTCGCGCCCAGCCATGCGATGCTGGCCGACGGGCTGGCGCAGTTCCTGATGTGGAAGAACTGGCCGGACTGGCTGCTGGTCAAGGGCAGCCATCCCGAAGACGAGGATCTGGCCGCCGCCTATCGCCGCGCCGCCGCCAAGTTCGGCGCCAAGATCGTCGAGGAACGGGTCTATGAGGATACCGGCGGCGCCCGCCGCACCGATTCGGGCCATGTGCAGGTGCAGGCGCAGATGCCCGTCTTCACGCAGCGCGCCCCCGATTACGACATCCTGGTCGCGGCGGACGAAAGCGACATCTTCGCGCCCTATCTGCCCTATCTGACCTGGGATCCGCGCCCCGTCGCCGGGTCCGCCGGGCTGGTGCCCAGAAGCTGGCACCCGGCGATCGAGGCCTGGGGCGCGATGCAGTTCCAGAACCGCTTCGAGAAGCTGGCGAACCGCCCAATCCGCGAGGACGATTACCAAGCCTGGCTGGCGCTGCGCATCCTGGGCGAGGCCGCGACCCGCACCCAGTCCGCCGATCCGGCCACCCTGCGCGAGTTCATCCTGTCGGACCAGTTCGACGTGGCGGGCTTCAAGGGCCAGAAGCTGACGGTGCGCGACTGGGACCACCAGGTCCGCCAGCCGATCCTGCTGACCACCGGGGTGCTGACCACCTCGGTCAGTCCGCAGGACCAGTATCTGCACCAGACAAGCGCGCTGGACACGCTGGGCATCGACCGGCCCGAAACCGAATGCACATTCCCGGAGGTTCCATGA
- the fghA gene encoding S-formylglutathione hydrolase — translation MTLETLSENRSFGGTQGVYRHKSQSTGTDMTFAVFMPELVAHERVPVLWYLSGLTCTHENAMTKAAAQAWCADAGIAIVFPDTSPRGEGVPDDEAYDLGQGAGFYVDATQDPWKPHFRMWQYIVHELPELLGDNFAIDREAMGITGHSMGGHGALTIAMTHPERYRSVSAFAPIANPTESDWGRKQLTAYLGDDRSTWRAHDATILMTERGFPGEVLIDQGSADQFLDKLRPESLAQAMMARRQPGQFRMQPGYDHSYFFVQSFMGDHVMWHAERLL, via the coding sequence ATGACACTTGAAACCCTTTCGGAAAACCGCAGCTTCGGCGGCACCCAGGGCGTTTACCGCCACAAGTCGCAATCGACCGGCACCGACATGACCTTCGCGGTCTTCATGCCCGAACTGGTGGCGCATGAACGCGTGCCGGTCCTGTGGTATCTGTCGGGCCTGACCTGCACCCATGAAAACGCCATGACCAAGGCCGCCGCGCAAGCATGGTGCGCGGATGCGGGCATCGCCATCGTCTTCCCCGACACCTCGCCGCGCGGCGAGGGCGTGCCCGATGACGAGGCCTATGACCTGGGCCAGGGCGCGGGCTTCTATGTCGACGCCACCCAGGATCCCTGGAAGCCGCATTTCCGCATGTGGCAATATATCGTCCACGAATTGCCGGAACTGCTGGGCGACAATTTCGCCATCGACCGCGAGGCGATGGGCATCACCGGCCATTCCATGGGCGGGCACGGCGCGCTGACCATCGCCATGACCCATCCCGAGCGCTACAGGTCGGTCTCGGCCTTCGCGCCGATCGCCAACCCGACCGAATCCGACTGGGGCCGGAAGCAGTTGACCGCCTATCTGGGCGATGACCGCAGCACCTGGCGCGCCCATGACGCGACCATCCTGATGACCGAACGCGGCTTTCCGGGCGAGGTGCTGATCGACCAGGGCAGCGCCGACCAGTTCCTGGACAAGCTGCGTCCCGAATCGCTGGCCCAGGCGATGATGGCCCGCCGCCAGCCGGGGCAGTTCAGGATGCAGCCCGGCTATGACCACAGCTATTTCTTCGTCCAGTCCTTCATGGGCGATCATGTGATGTGGCACGCCGAAAGACTGCTGTAG
- a CDS encoding ABC transporter permease translates to MTERRFPASAWFTAFRGIAWRETLRFVQQRGRFLAALVRPLVWLFIFAAGFRAVLGLSITPPYQTYVLYEVYVTPGLVAMIQLFNGMQSSLSMVYDRETGAMRTLLVSPFPRWFLLGSKLMAGVIVSIIQAYAFLLIAWFWDIRPPAWGYVAVFPALILSGLMLGALGLFLSSAIRQLENFAGVMNFVIFPMFFASSALYPLWRMNESSPLLHDICAANPFTYAVELIRFALYLHWNGQALAVVAGCLAVFFGAAVFMYDPAKGLWARRKERG, encoded by the coding sequence ATGACCGAACGCCGCTTTCCCGCCTCCGCCTGGTTCACCGCCTTCCGCGGCATCGCCTGGCGCGAGACGCTGCGCTTCGTCCAGCAGCGCGGGCGGTTCCTGGCCGCCCTGGTCCGCCCGCTGGTCTGGCTGTTCATCTTCGCAGCCGGGTTCCGCGCCGTCCTGGGCCTGTCGATCACGCCGCCCTATCAGACCTATGTCCTTTACGAGGTCTATGTGACCCCCGGCCTGGTGGCGATGATCCAGTTGTTCAACGGGATGCAGTCTTCGCTGTCGATGGTCTATGACCGGGAAACCGGGGCCATGCGGACGCTGCTGGTCAGCCCCTTTCCCCGCTGGTTCCTGCTGGGGTCCAAGCTGATGGCGGGGGTGATCGTGTCGATCATCCAGGCCTATGCCTTCCTGCTGATCGCCTGGTTCTGGGACATCCGCCCGCCCGCCTGGGGCTATGTCGCGGTGTTCCCGGCGCTGATCCTGTCGGGGCTGATGCTGGGCGCGTTGGGGCTGTTCCTGTCCTCCGCCATCCGGCAGTTGGAGAATTTCGCGGGGGTGATGAACTTCGTGATCTTCCCGATGTTCTTCGCGTCCTCGGCGCTTTATCCGCTGTGGCGGATGAATGAAAGCTCGCCCCTCCTGCACGACATCTGCGCGGCCAATCCCTTCACCTATGCGGTCGAACTGATCCGCTTCGCGCTGTATCTGCACTGGAACGGGCAGGCCCTGGCGGTGGTCGCGGGCTGCCTTGCGGTGTTCTTCGGCGCCGCCGTCTTCATGTATGATCCCGCCAAGGGCCTTTGGGCCAGAAGGAAGGAGAGGGGATGA
- a CDS encoding c-type cytochrome, methanol metabolism-related: protein MAEGATTLPNGMDITPVTQENGRWYNAEGIPTFKIENGVVDFATFNGFRRYSAECHVCHGPDGEGSTYAPALKNSVLRMDYYDFQEIVASGKQEVNTAQNQVMPAFGTNKNVWCYIDDIYVYLLARGIDELPRGRPAERADKSEEYTAQEDSCMSM from the coding sequence ATGGCCGAAGGTGCGACCACCCTTCCCAACGGCATGGACATCACCCCCGTCACCCAGGAAAACGGCCGCTGGTACAACGCCGAAGGCATTCCGACCTTCAAGATCGAGAACGGCGTCGTCGATTTCGCGACCTTCAACGGTTTCCGCCGCTATTCCGCCGAATGCCATGTCTGCCACGGCCCCGATGGCGAGGGATCAACCTATGCGCCCGCGCTGAAGAATTCGGTCCTGCGGATGGATTACTATGATTTCCAGGAAATCGTCGCCTCGGGCAAGCAAGAGGTGAACACCGCCCAGAACCAGGTGATGCCCGCCTTCGGCACCAACAAGAACGTCTGGTGCTATATCGACGACATCTATGTCTATCTGCTGGCGCGGGGCATCGACGAGTTGCCGCGCGGCCGTCCCGCCGAACGCGCCGACAAGTCCGAGGAATACACCGCGCAGGAAGATTCCTGCATGTCGATGTAA
- a CDS encoding quinoprotein dehydrogenase-associated putative ABC transporter substrate-binding protein: MGILRWLMAAVILGAAPAAAQVADLRSTTQFRVCADPANAPMSTQDGTGFENRLARAFGEWLGVPVTYTWFPSGMGFIAKTLREGDCDVVMGYAQGDELVQNTNHYYTSVFGIVTRRDGALAGVDHLTDPALKDHPIGVIAGSPPATIMAQAGLAKDMRGADLFVDRRVKDPVGDLIAGVKDGSLDAAVLWGPLAGPRVKDDPDLQFTPLLKETSGPKMFYRITMGVRLPEQEWKRQLNSLIRRHQDEIHAILRDAGVPLVDDYGKELIQ, from the coding sequence ATGGGCATCCTTCGCTGGCTGATGGCGGCAGTGATCCTGGGCGCGGCGCCTGCGGCGGCCCAGGTGGCGGATCTGCGGTCCACCACGCAGTTCCGCGTCTGCGCCGATCCGGCCAATGCGCCCATGTCGACGCAGGACGGGACGGGGTTCGAAAACCGGCTGGCCCGGGCCTTCGGCGAATGGCTGGGCGTGCCCGTGACCTATACCTGGTTCCCCTCGGGCATGGGCTTCATCGCCAAGACCCTGCGCGAGGGGGATTGCGACGTGGTCATGGGCTATGCCCAAGGCGACGAGCTGGTGCAGAACACCAACCACTACTACACCTCGGTCTTCGGCATCGTGACGCGCAGGGACGGCGCCCTGGCGGGCGTCGATCACCTGACGGATCCGGCGCTGAAGGATCATCCCATCGGGGTGATCGCCGGATCGCCGCCTGCCACGATCATGGCCCAGGCCGGGCTGGCCAAGGACATGCGCGGCGCCGACCTGTTCGTGGACCGGCGGGTCAAGGATCCGGTGGGCGACCTGATCGCGGGCGTCAAGGACGGATCGCTGGACGCCGCCGTGCTGTGGGGGCCGCTGGCCGGGCCGCGCGTCAAGGACGACCCCGACTTGCAGTTCACGCCGCTGCTGAAGGAAACCTCGGGGCCGAAGATGTTCTATCGCATCACCATGGGCGTGCGGCTGCCGGAACAGGAATGGAAGCGGCAGCTGAACAGCCTGATCCGCCGCCACCAGGACGAAATCCACGCCATCCTGCGCGACGCGGGCGTGCCGCTGGTCGACGATTACGGCAAGGAACTGATCCAATGA
- a CDS encoding HAD family acid phosphatase — MTSPPRRHHPSERAIAIRYQQRSAEVKALQRQCYALATLRLRAAVEANGTGKGLAVVSDIDETILDNTAVMAHAMTLGEAMDGFETWKLWEREGAPHLLPGAADFFHLADRLEVTIFYVSDRFEENKLATIATLSRLGLPQVHADHVLLFGPPKAERRAAVERDHRVILHLGDTLHDFHGCFANATLEDQHRLAEDHADRFGEDWIVFPNAAHGTWMEADLRPWDAPKRADSA, encoded by the coding sequence ATGACCAGCCCGCCCCGCCGCCATCACCCGTCGGAACGCGCCATCGCGATCCGCTATCAGCAGCGATCGGCCGAGGTGAAGGCCCTGCAACGCCAGTGCTATGCCCTGGCGACGCTGCGCCTGCGCGCGGCGGTCGAGGCGAACGGCACCGGCAAGGGCCTGGCCGTGGTCAGCGACATCGACGAGACGATCCTGGACAACACCGCCGTGATGGCCCACGCGATGACCCTGGGCGAGGCCATGGACGGGTTCGAGACCTGGAAGCTGTGGGAACGCGAGGGCGCGCCGCATCTGCTGCCGGGGGCGGCCGATTTCTTCCATCTGGCCGACCGGCTGGAGGTGACGATCTTCTACGTCTCGGACCGATTCGAGGAAAACAAGCTGGCGACCATCGCCACGCTGTCGCGCCTGGGCCTGCCGCAGGTCCATGCCGACCATGTGCTGCTGTTCGGCCCGCCCAAGGCCGAACGCCGCGCCGCCGTGGAACGCGACCACCGCGTCATCCTGCACCTGGGCGACACGCTGCACGATTTCCACGGCTGCTTCGCGAATGCGACGCTGGAAGACCAGCACCGCCTGGCCGAGGATCACGCCGACCGCTTCGGCGAGGACTGGATCGTCTTCCCGAACGCCGCCCATGGGACATGGATGGAGGCGGACCTGCGGCCCTGGGACGCGCCCAAGCGGGCTGATTCGGCTTAG
- a CDS encoding SRPBCC family protein has protein sequence MMQKILGLAVAATLALTLTAQAHGPSRLKTEQSVVLNATPDEVWQVIGRFDDFDWHPAVARTEMTPQGAPADIPEESTRILHLSAESGDPTITAKLMSIDPDKRQYKYMITDVAVEILPVTNYSSTIQVKDKDGKAEVVWKAGFYRGYPNNDPPANLNDDTAMAAVNALHQAGLDALADRFGKAE, from the coding sequence ATGATGCAGAAGATCCTGGGCCTTGCCGTTGCCGCCACGCTGGCCCTGACCCTGACAGCCCAGGCCCACGGCCCGTCGCGGCTGAAGACCGAACAGTCGGTCGTGCTGAACGCCACCCCGGACGAGGTATGGCAGGTCATCGGCAGGTTCGACGACTTCGACTGGCACCCCGCCGTCGCCCGCACCGAGATGACGCCCCAGGGGGCGCCCGCCGATATCCCCGAGGAATCGACCCGCATCCTGCACCTGAGCGCGGAAAGCGGCGATCCGACCATCACCGCAAAGCTGATGTCCATCGACCCGGACAAGCGGCAGTACAAGTACATGATCACCGATGTCGCGGTCGAGATCCTGCCGGTGACGAATTATTCGTCCACCATCCAGGTCAAGGACAAGGACGGCAAGGCCGAGGTGGTCTGGAAGGCCGGGTTCTATCGCGGCTATCCGAACAACGATCCTCCTGCGAATCTGAACGACGATACGGCCATGGCGGCGGTCAACGCTCTCCATCAGGCGGGGCTGGACGCCCTGGCCGACCGTTTCGGCAAGGCCGAATGA
- a CDS encoding GNAT family N-acetyltransferase: MNWNDRGRGVKIRPATPADHGAIWAILEPVYRAGETYCIPRDISRGDALADWFARPFTAFVATLGGRILGTSHVGANRPGPGAHVANASFATHPDARGQGIARALVEHAKSWAAAQGFTAMQFNFVVSTNADAVHLWQKAGFAIVGRLPGAFLHPRLGPVDGLVMFQNLEDVG, translated from the coding sequence ATGAACTGGAATGACCGGGGGCGCGGGGTGAAGATCCGCCCCGCGACCCCGGCCGATCACGGTGCCATCTGGGCGATCCTGGAGCCGGTCTATCGCGCGGGGGAAACCTATTGCATCCCGCGCGACATCTCTCGCGGTGACGCCCTGGCGGACTGGTTCGCCCGGCCCTTCACCGCCTTTGTCGCCACGCTCGGCGGCCGGATCCTGGGCACCAGCCATGTCGGCGCGAATCGTCCGGGGCCGGGGGCGCATGTGGCCAATGCGTCCTTCGCCACCCACCCGGACGCGCGCGGCCAGGGCATCGCGCGCGCCTTGGTCGAGCACGCGAAATCCTGGGCGGCGGCACAGGGTTTCACGGCAATGCAGTTCAACTTCGTCGTCTCGACCAATGCCGATGCCGTCCATTTGTGGCAGAAGGCCGGATTTGCCATTGTCGGCCGCCTGCCGGGCGCGTTTCTTCATCCCCGGCTTGGGCCGGTCGATGGGCTGGTCATGTTTCAGAACCTGGAGGATGTCGGATGA
- a CDS encoding YVTN family beta-propeller repeat protein has translation MKQILILTPALAVLAEPALANRVFVSNEKGNDVTVLDSETLEVIGTYPVGNRPRGITISPDGTELYVCASDDNLVRVFDPNTMEELHSLPSGPDPELFVLHPSGNPLYVANEDDNLVTVVDVKTHQVLAEIPVGVEPEGMGVSPDGKIVINTSETTNMAHFIDTDTFQIVANVLVDSRPRFAEYNHDGTKLYVSAEIGGTVSVIDPATQQIIRKITFDVPGVLPEAIQPVGVRVTNDGKKVFVALGPANRVAVIDGETDEVTDYLLVGQRVWQMAFTPDEKYLFTTNGNSNDVSVIDVAAGEVVKSVPVGQQPWGVVVAPN, from the coding sequence ATGAAACAGATCCTGATCCTTACCCCGGCGCTTGCGGTCCTGGCCGAACCCGCCCTGGCCAACCGCGTCTTCGTCAGCAACGAAAAGGGCAATGACGTCACCGTGCTGGACAGCGAGACGCTGGAGGTGATCGGCACCTATCCGGTCGGCAACCGCCCGCGCGGCATCACCATCTCGCCCGACGGGACCGAGCTTTACGTCTGCGCGTCCGACGACAACCTGGTCCGCGTCTTCGATCCGAACACCATGGAGGAACTGCACAGCCTGCCCTCCGGCCCCGACCCGGAGCTGTTCGTGCTGCATCCCTCGGGCAACCCGCTGTATGTCGCGAACGAGGATGACAACCTGGTCACAGTGGTCGATGTGAAGACGCATCAGGTGCTGGCCGAGATCCCGGTCGGCGTCGAACCCGAGGGCATGGGCGTCAGCCCCGATGGCAAGATCGTCATCAACACCTCGGAAACCACCAACATGGCGCATTTCATCGACACGGACACGTTTCAGATCGTCGCGAACGTGCTGGTCGATTCGCGCCCCCGCTTTGCTGAATACAACCACGACGGCACGAAACTGTATGTCAGCGCCGAGATCGGCGGCACGGTCAGCGTGATCGACCCGGCCACGCAGCAGATCATCAGGAAGATCACCTTCGATGTGCCGGGCGTGCTGCCCGAGGCGATCCAGCCGGTCGGCGTGCGGGTGACGAATGACGGCAAGAAGGTGTTTGTCGCGCTCGGCCCCGCCAACCGCGTCGCGGTGATCGACGGCGAGACCGACGAGGTGACGGACTATCTGCTGGTCGGCCAGCGGGTCTGGCAGATGGCCTTCACCCCGGACGAGAAATACCTGTTCACCACCAACGGCAATTCCAACGACGTGTCGGTGATCGATGTGGCCGCCGGTGAAGTCGTGAAATCCGTCCCCGTGGGCCAGCAGCCCTGGGGCGTCGTGGTCGCGCCGAACTGA